Genomic DNA from Telopea speciosissima isolate NSW1024214 ecotype Mountain lineage chromosome 2, Tspe_v1, whole genome shotgun sequence:
GGGGTTGGCCATTTTGGGCACACTCTTTTCTGCACCAGACCTGCACGTATCAATGTCTACTGGAGCTATGACAGCAATGCGCTTTTTTACACCACACAAGCTGCCCGCTATCCATTTCGTAACCCACTCTATCTAAATAAATCTGCTTTTGTCATCACACAATACACATGCTTCTTCTATGCTATTCGACTCCTCTATTTCCGCCTGTCCGGTACTATTGTGCGCCTTACACACAGGTGCAGCGTAAAGTACCATTTTATCCCACTTGATCGGGACATTCAGACAGGGTAAGACAGTACATTCCGCATTACTTATGCACACAACAGGAGGGGCAGGCAAAAATAGAGGAGTCGAATTATTTCTATACTATAGGTTGATGCTTAACACCTTATCATTATAAATTTGGAGCTACCCTTACCAGTTAATGACCACACAcaaattaagagagagagagagagagagagagagagagagagagagaccatggATTCAAAGTTGTATAATGCCGCAGCTGGAGGTGATATTAAGTCCCTAGAGGGATTTAAATCATCAGAACTACTGCAAGTAACGCGTTTAGAGAACACAATCCTTCATGTTGCAGTACAAGCGGCATCAGCACGATATGGAGCATATGATGAAACCCCAGAAAAGATGGAGGCAAAAATTGGGAAGATTTGCGATTTATGTCCATCCCATATCGGACGAGCAAACTTGGATGGCGATACTCCGCTACATATCGCTGCAAGAGGAGGCCGATATGACATAGTAGAACTACTCATTAGTAAGTATGCTGATATTGAGATTGGATCTTCTTCCTTACTACTGAAAATGGTGAATTCAAAGAAAGATACGGCTTTACATGAAGCCCTTAAAAATCATCACCTTTTCGATCGGAAATATCAGCAGGAGTACCTTAAGGTAGTGGAGATCTTGATTAATAAAGACCCACAATTGTCCAATTTCATTAATGATGCCACCAAAGAAAGCCCAGTTTTTATAGCTGCCAGGGAAGGATTACTCGATTTCTTGAAAGTGGTCTTGAATTCTTGCTGCTCAGAATATGGTGGCCCTGCCAAAATGACTGCTTTGCACGCAGCAGTTCTTTTAAGGGAAGAAGGTATAATTTCTCCATTTCTGATTCATGTCCCCAAAGAAATATCTCCTTAACTTCGATCTccaatgactttttttttcctttgtgtgtgtgtgtgtgaagtAAAGGCTATCTATGTGACCACAACTAAATGCATATTCTAGGGTATATATTCAAGTAAATTGAACACTTTTCCCTTGGATTCAGGAGACAAGATTGGAAAGGATGGTTTCCTACCAGCAAAGAAAGGAGGGACAAGAAAAACAGGTATCTCCTCATTAATTTCTATTTGGTAATGTCTCAATTATTGGGGATAAAGGAAGTAAGGAACTATCAAATTTTGAACTTACATATTTTgagggattttaatcctctccaattcctaaaagtgtgcagtgcgaCAGTGCTAGGTACAGATGCCAACACTTCAGACGTACATTGAACTGTTCAAGCTCAACAGAAATCAATGAGCTCAGACCATTGGAGTCTGAGCTGCCAGGTGTTAGCATCTCCActtagcactgccgcactgcatACTTCTAGGGAATTGcagaggattattttcctatTTGGAGATGTCTTGCCATATGGCCTAATACTTAAggggatttggatcctttgcgCCCTGGGGTTGAGGGCCATCTTGCGGCTCTCAACTCACAAGCCACTAGGTGGATTTTATGCTGATCcaacaattcaaaattcaaaattgccGCTCAAAATTCAAAAGCCGAGTAACtcgtctaccaaccattggatcggcATGAAATCCAACTTGGTGGCCTGTGAGTTGAACGCAGCACGATGGCTGCTAGGCCCAGAGGATCCAAACTTGGAGTGGCACATTTTTGCTTGTGATAAAGACATGTGAAATTTTCCAAGATGTTAAACAAATTGTTGCTTTCAATTGCAGTTTTAGATATCATAGAAAACTTAATGAGAAGAAAGCCCGATCTcatcgaagaagaagatgaattcGAGCTAACTCCACTTCATTATGCTGCAAACTTGCATTCTGATGAGAAGATCAAGGATTCTCATGAGAGGGTTAAAAAGTTGCTGGATCCGGAACTTGCCAGTGGTCATATACCATCAGTTATTTATCGCTCGGACAAAAATGGCATGACAGCGCTTCATTACGCAGCTCTTAGAGGCGATTATAAATCGATCGATGCGTTGATtcaatgttgtccagattgctTCGAGCAGGTCGATAAGAGAGGATGGACCACCCTTCATTTTGCTGTCAAAGCTGGAAATGACTCTACCATCAAGTCTATTACAAAGAATCCAAAGCTTGGAAGCATTTCAATGTTTATGGTGAACAAGAGTGACAAGAATGGAGACACACCTTTACATCTTGCTGCCAAGATTTCAAACCTTGATGCATTGAGATTTCTCATGGATATCCTTCAAGTGGACAAAAGAGCCCTAAACAAAGACACCTTGACAGCTTTGGACATTCTTAAAGCAAAGGGAATTGATGATATCTTGGAAAAGGTAACCTTCAATCTCTACAAACAATTAAAATGTGTGAGAATTTTTCCATATCTGATTTTACCTGAAAATTGTCCATTTTTGCTCCTAATTATGATGAGAAAAATTTGCAGAAATCCCTTACAAACAATTTGAAGAGTAAAACAGGTGTAGTCTCTAGTCAAGCTCCAAAGATTGCTGAGAATGAAACCAAACAAGATGGAGAACTTGATAAGGGGGACCAAAAGACCCAAGATCGTAATGATGAAGGGCAAGtcctaaaaaagaaagatgaagacATAGGCCAAGTACGTGAAATCCAACTGTTGGTGGCAACCCTTATAGCTACCGTTTCCTTTGCAGCTACTTTCACAATGCCTGGAGGTTACAATAGTGATGGCCCAGATCAGGGCATGGCAACTTTAAGTGCAAAAGCAGCTTTCATAGTATTTGCAATATCAAACACATTGGCAATGGCACTATCTACTTCTGCTATATTTGTCCACTTCAACGCCACCACCACAACAATTTATGATCTTTCCACTGACACAGCTGCTAAATTCATTATTCTTGCTAATACTGGAATGGTAATAGCTTTTGTGACAAGCACATACTTAGTACTTGCCAACAATCGACCACTTGCTATCTCCACAACTGTTATTGGTTGCTTATTTTTCCTTGTTGTTGGAGGGAAACTTTTAACTAGCTTTTTTAA
This window encodes:
- the LOC122652681 gene encoding ankyrin repeat-containing protein ITN1-like isoform X3 translates to MDSKLYNAAAGGDIKSLEGFKSSELLQVTRLENTILHVAVQAASARYGAYDETPEKMEAKIGKICDLCPSHIGRANLDGDTPLHIAARGGRYDIVELLISKYADIEIGSSSLLLKMVNSKKDTALHEALKNHHLFDRKYQQEYLKVVEILINKDPQLSNFINDATKESPVFIAAREGLLDFLKVVLNSCCSEYGGPAKMTALHAAVLLREEGDKIGKDGFLPAKKGGTRKTVLDIIENLMRRKPDLIEEEDEFELTPLHYAANLHSDEKIKDSHERVKKLLDPELASGHIPSVIYRSDKNGMTALHYAALRGDYKSIDALIQCCPDCFEQVDKRGWTTLHFAVKAGNDSTIKSITKNPKLGSISMFMVNKSDKNGDTPLHLAAKISNLDALRFLMDILQVDKRALNKDTLTALDILKAKGIDDILEKKSLTNNLKSKTGVVSSQAPKIAENETKQDGELDKGDQKTQDRNDEGQVLKKKDEDIGQVREIQLLVATLIATVSFAATFTMPGGYNSDGPDQGMATLSAKAAFIVFAISNTLAMALSTSAIFVHFNATTTTIYDLSTDTAAKFIILANTGMVIAFVTSTYLVLANNRPLAISTTVIGCLFFLVVGGKLLTSFFKYCVGPIFCNKCCGFTCLLCC
- the LOC122652681 gene encoding ankyrin repeat-containing protein At5g02620-like isoform X2 yields the protein MDSKLYNAAAGGDIKSLEGFKSSELLQVTRLENTILHVAVQAASARYGAYDETPEKMEAKIGKICDLCPSHIGRANLDGDTPLHIAARGGRYDIVELLISKYADIEIGSSSLLLKMVNSKKDTALHEALKNHHLFDRKYQQEYLKVVEILINKDPQLSNFINDATKESPVFIAAREGLLDFLKVVLNSCCSEYGGPAKMTALHAAVLLREEVLDIIENLMRRKPDLIEEEDEFELTPLHYAANLHSDEKIKDSHERVKKLLDPELASGHIPSVIYRSDKNGMTALHYAALRGDYKSIDALIQCCPDCFEQVDKRGWTTLHFAVKAGNDSTIKSITKNPKLGSISMFMVNKSDKNGDTPLHLAAKISNLDALRFLMDILQVDKRALNKDTLTALDILKAKGIDDILEKKSLTNNLKSKTGVVSSQAPKIAENETKQDGELDKGDQKTQDRNDEGQVLKKKDEDIGQVREIQLLVATLIATVSFAATFTMPGGYNSDGPDQGMATLSAKAAFIVFAISNTLAMALSTSAIFVHFNATTTTIYDLSTDTAAKFIILANTGMVIAFVTSTYLVLANNRPLAISTTVIGCLFFLVVGGKLLTSFFKYCVGPIFCNKCCGFTCLLCCCLPFLCCFKGDNKKSEGEKKPVEEKKPLQSSAEEDSKVIKVV
- the LOC122652681 gene encoding ankyrin repeat-containing protein ITN1-like isoform X1 gives rise to the protein MDSKLYNAAAGGDIKSLEGFKSSELLQVTRLENTILHVAVQAASARYGAYDETPEKMEAKIGKICDLCPSHIGRANLDGDTPLHIAARGGRYDIVELLISKYADIEIGSSSLLLKMVNSKKDTALHEALKNHHLFDRKYQQEYLKVVEILINKDPQLSNFINDATKESPVFIAAREGLLDFLKVVLNSCCSEYGGPAKMTALHAAVLLREEGDKIGKDGFLPAKKGGTRKTVLDIIENLMRRKPDLIEEEDEFELTPLHYAANLHSDEKIKDSHERVKKLLDPELASGHIPSVIYRSDKNGMTALHYAALRGDYKSIDALIQCCPDCFEQVDKRGWTTLHFAVKAGNDSTIKSITKNPKLGSISMFMVNKSDKNGDTPLHLAAKISNLDALRFLMDILQVDKRALNKDTLTALDILKAKGIDDILEKKSLTNNLKSKTGVVSSQAPKIAENETKQDGELDKGDQKTQDRNDEGQVLKKKDEDIGQVREIQLLVATLIATVSFAATFTMPGGYNSDGPDQGMATLSAKAAFIVFAISNTLAMALSTSAIFVHFNATTTTIYDLSTDTAAKFIILANTGMVIAFVTSTYLVLANNRPLAISTTVIGCLFFLVVGGKLLTSFFKYCVGPIFCNKCCGFTCLLCCCLPFLCCFKGDNKKSEGEKKPVEEKKPLQSSAEEDSKVIKVV